A part of Nocardioides sp. WS12 genomic DNA contains:
- a CDS encoding NAD(P)/FAD-dependent oxidoreductase — MSTHHFDVVVIGAGLSGIGTACQITSRHPGKTIAVLERRERVGGTWDLFRYPGIRSDSDMFTFGYKFRPWVDYKVLAPGASIRDYIADTAAEHGIDEKIHYGVKIVAADWSSDEGRWTVTAEREATGETVTYTCTFLVSATGYYNHDAGFLPTFPGSDDFQGQQIHPQHWPEDLDYTGKKVVVIGSGATAVTLVPSMAGTAEHVTMLQRSPSYIFTVPAFDKISAALNRFLPENVVFQLARKRNIALQRAIYVSCRRWPKAMRRFLLSHVRRQVGPAVDMAHFTPNYLPWDERLCAVPDGDLFKALKAGDASVVTDHIDTFTETGIRLKSGQELEADIIVTATGLQVQMLGGLKLTVDGEVHELHDQMTYKAVLVEDVPNLAWIFGYTNAPWTLKSEIAGEYICRLLQHMDDHGYDVATPRDTVGCATGDGILDSLQSGYVQRAKDTLPRQGKQGPWKVEMDYGRDSRVLLEDAIDDGALHFEALRPTLAQVG, encoded by the coding sequence ATGAGCACACACCACTTCGACGTCGTCGTCATCGGTGCCGGCCTGTCCGGTATCGGCACCGCCTGCCAGATCACCAGCCGGCACCCCGGCAAGACCATCGCCGTCCTGGAACGCCGGGAGCGGGTCGGTGGGACCTGGGACCTGTTCCGGTATCCGGGCATCCGCTCGGACTCCGACATGTTCACCTTCGGGTACAAGTTCCGGCCGTGGGTCGACTACAAGGTCCTGGCGCCCGGCGCGTCGATCCGCGACTACATCGCCGACACCGCTGCGGAGCACGGCATCGACGAGAAGATCCACTACGGCGTGAAGATCGTGGCCGCCGACTGGTCGAGCGACGAGGGCCGCTGGACCGTCACGGCCGAACGCGAAGCGACCGGCGAGACGGTGACCTACACCTGCACGTTCCTGGTCAGCGCCACCGGCTACTACAACCACGACGCCGGCTTCCTGCCGACCTTCCCGGGCTCCGACGACTTCCAGGGCCAGCAGATCCACCCCCAGCACTGGCCCGAGGACCTCGACTACACCGGGAAGAAGGTCGTCGTCATCGGCAGCGGCGCGACGGCCGTGACCCTGGTGCCGTCGATGGCCGGTACGGCGGAGCACGTGACGATGCTGCAGCGCTCACCGTCGTACATCTTCACGGTGCCGGCGTTCGACAAGATCTCCGCGGCGCTCAACCGCTTCCTGCCCGAGAACGTGGTGTTCCAGCTCGCCCGCAAGCGCAACATCGCCCTGCAGCGCGCCATCTACGTCTCGTGCCGCCGCTGGCCGAAAGCGATGCGCCGCTTCCTGCTCTCGCACGTACGACGTCAGGTCGGGCCGGCTGTCGACATGGCCCACTTCACGCCGAACTACCTGCCGTGGGACGAGCGGCTGTGCGCGGTTCCCGACGGCGACCTGTTCAAGGCGCTGAAGGCCGGTGACGCCTCCGTCGTGACCGACCACATCGACACGTTCACCGAGACCGGCATCCGCTTGAAGTCCGGCCAGGAGCTCGAGGCGGACATCATCGTCACGGCGACCGGCCTGCAGGTGCAGATGCTCGGCGGACTGAAACTGACCGTCGACGGCGAGGTTCACGAACTGCATGACCAGATGACCTACAAGGCCGTGCTGGTCGAGGACGTGCCCAACCTGGCGTGGATCTTCGGCTACACCAACGCCCCGTGGACGCTGAAGTCCGAAATCGCCGGCGAGTACATCTGCCGCCTCCTGCAGCACATGGACGACCACGGGTACGACGTCGCGACACCCCGCGACACCGTCGGCTGCGCGACGGGTGACGGCATCCTTGACTCCCTGCAGTCGGGCTACGTGCAGCGGGCCAAGGACACGCTCCCCCGTCAAGGAAAGCAGGGACCGTGGAAGGTCGAGATGGACTACGGCCGCGACTCCCGGGTGCTCCTCGAGGACGCCATCGATGACGGGGCACTGCACTTCGAAGCGCTGCGCCCGACCCTCGCCCAGGTCGGCTGA
- a CDS encoding nucleotidyltransferase family protein: MAHGLLLAAGAGRRMGLPKALVTAPDGVPWLLTSVRALAEGGCDAVTVVLGASAEEAAALLADSPVEVIVAADWENGMGASLAAGLRHLGALDQRPDAALVHLVDLPDVGPAVIRRVLGAGEQLPSAASTEVLRRAAYRAVPGHPVLLGRAHWAGILDSATGDQGARSYLASHDVALVECGNLATGDDVDHA, from the coding sequence ATGGCGCACGGACTTCTCCTCGCGGCAGGTGCAGGCCGCCGGATGGGACTCCCCAAGGCCCTCGTCACGGCGCCCGACGGCGTGCCGTGGCTGCTGACCAGTGTCCGGGCCCTCGCTGAAGGCGGGTGCGACGCCGTCACCGTCGTGCTGGGCGCATCAGCAGAGGAAGCCGCCGCCCTGTTGGCGGACAGCCCGGTCGAGGTGATCGTTGCTGCGGACTGGGAGAACGGGATGGGGGCGTCCCTGGCCGCAGGCTTGCGCCACCTCGGCGCCCTGGACCAGCGCCCCGACGCCGCGCTGGTCCATCTGGTCGACCTGCCCGATGTCGGACCAGCCGTCATCCGACGGGTGCTCGGCGCGGGCGAGCAGCTCCCCTCCGCTGCATCGACAGAAGTTCTTCGTCGCGCCGCCTACCGCGCCGTACCCGGGCACCCCGTGCTGCTCGGGCGAGCCCACTGGGCTGGGATCCTCGACAGCGCCACCGGCGACCAGGGCGCGCGGAGCTACCTTGCCAGCCATGACGTGGCGCTCGTCGAGTGCGGGAACCTCGCGACCGGCGATGATGTCGACCATGCCTGA
- a CDS encoding zinc-binding alcohol dehydrogenase family protein yields MKAFRLDSPSAPPTLVDAPAPLPGPGQAVVRVLASGMNPVDLKQAADASLPVPRVVGNEAVVEYDGRRFYAERTLSPHGSFAEFAVVDPARLVAVPDEVSDEAALAVGIVGLAAWMPLVHLARLQPGETVVVLGATGAVGQMAVRVARLLGAGRVVAVARDRTRLGALASTADTRVVLDPDDVSELVAATGGGADVVFDPVYGAPLVAALQATRLGARAVSVGASAAGSVDLPFAVVRGRSLLTYSNQLADPDLKAEASVALLEHARRGDLVLPTESFPLDAAAEVWELQKTSPGRKLVLVPLRSSD; encoded by the coding sequence ATGAAGGCGTTCCGCCTCGATTCGCCTTCAGCCCCGCCCACGCTGGTCGACGCACCCGCACCCCTGCCTGGCCCCGGCCAGGCGGTGGTGCGGGTGCTCGCGTCCGGCATGAATCCGGTGGACCTCAAGCAGGCGGCGGATGCTTCGCTACCGGTCCCCCGCGTGGTGGGCAACGAAGCGGTCGTCGAGTACGACGGCCGCCGGTTCTACGCCGAACGCACCCTCTCCCCGCACGGCTCGTTCGCCGAGTTCGCCGTGGTCGATCCGGCCCGGCTGGTCGCGGTCCCCGACGAAGTGAGCGACGAGGCCGCGCTCGCCGTCGGCATCGTCGGCCTCGCCGCGTGGATGCCGCTGGTGCACCTCGCCCGCCTGCAGCCCGGTGAAACGGTCGTCGTCCTCGGCGCCACCGGCGCGGTCGGGCAGATGGCGGTGCGGGTCGCGCGCCTGCTCGGCGCCGGTCGGGTCGTCGCAGTCGCGCGCGACCGCACCCGGCTCGGTGCCCTGGCGTCGACGGCCGACACCAGGGTCGTGCTGGACCCGGACGACGTCTCCGAACTCGTGGCTGCCACGGGCGGCGGAGCCGACGTCGTCTTCGACCCCGTGTACGGCGCCCCGCTGGTCGCCGCACTGCAGGCCACCCGCCTCGGCGCCCGGGCGGTCTCGGTTGGTGCTTCGGCAGCCGGTTCCGTGGACCTTCCCTTCGCCGTCGTACGCGGGCGGTCGCTGCTGACCTACAGCAACCAACTGGCCGACCCGGACCTCAAGGCCGAGGCCTCGGTGGCGCTGCTGGAGCACGCGCGCCGTGGCGACCTCGTGCTGCCGACGGAATCGTTCCCGCTCGATGCGGCTGCCGAGGTCTGGGAGCTGCAGAAGACCTCCCCCGGCCGCAAGCTCGTGCTGGTGCCCTTGCGATCGAGCGACTGA
- a CDS encoding GMC oxidoreductase — MQDTTTPGKGRSRVSRRGFLAGTGSAFGIAAVGLPAAMPGRASAAAIGNGASVPALVIGTGYGGAVAALRLAQAGIPVEMVEMGMSWDTPGPDGKIFAKVTSPDKRAYWLRTKSKAPVSNFFGFPIDTTIEKYTGVLDAEEFAGITVYQGRGVGGGSLVNGGMAVTPKQSRFNTILPSVDATEMYNTYYPRANAALGVASIDPAWFETASCYQYARVGRKHAQRSGFAWTFVPDIYDWNYMKAEQAGTVTRSALDGQVMYGNDHGKKSLVQTYLAQALATGRVNVSTLHKVTSVAPASGGGFTVTIEQINTSGTVVATKTVTADKVFFAAGSVGTSKLLVKLKATGALPALNNEIGKGWGDNGNVMVGRANHMWDATGTLQSTIPCSGIDNWDAGGAFAEVAPLPTGIETYASLYLAITKTTRRAEFTWNAAANKVDLSWQTAWKQDSINMAKTIFDKINSKEGTIYRTDLFGGYKTWQDGLTYHPLGGAVLNKATDNYGRLHGYNGLYVIDGALIPGNTTVNPFVTITALAERNIDNILANDV; from the coding sequence ATGCAGGACACAACGACGCCGGGCAAGGGACGCAGCCGCGTCTCCCGGCGCGGATTCCTGGCCGGCACCGGCTCGGCCTTCGGCATCGCGGCGGTAGGACTGCCCGCCGCGATGCCGGGGCGGGCAAGTGCCGCAGCGATCGGGAACGGCGCCTCGGTTCCGGCGCTGGTCATCGGGACCGGGTACGGCGGCGCGGTGGCCGCGTTGCGCCTCGCGCAGGCCGGCATCCCGGTGGAGATGGTCGAGATGGGCATGTCGTGGGACACCCCCGGTCCTGACGGCAAGATCTTCGCGAAGGTGACCTCGCCCGACAAGCGGGCCTACTGGCTGCGGACCAAGTCCAAGGCACCGGTCAGCAACTTCTTCGGGTTCCCGATCGACACGACCATCGAGAAGTACACCGGCGTCCTCGACGCCGAGGAGTTCGCGGGCATCACGGTCTACCAGGGCCGCGGCGTGGGCGGCGGTTCGCTCGTCAACGGAGGCATGGCTGTCACCCCCAAGCAGTCGCGCTTCAACACGATCCTGCCGTCGGTCGACGCGACGGAGATGTACAACACCTACTACCCGCGGGCCAACGCCGCGCTCGGCGTCGCCTCCATCGACCCGGCCTGGTTCGAGACCGCGAGTTGCTACCAGTACGCCCGGGTGGGACGGAAGCACGCGCAACGTTCGGGCTTCGCGTGGACGTTCGTCCCCGACATCTACGACTGGAATTACATGAAGGCCGAGCAGGCCGGGACGGTCACCCGTTCGGCGCTCGACGGCCAGGTCATGTACGGCAACGACCACGGCAAGAAGTCCCTCGTCCAGACCTACCTCGCCCAGGCCCTGGCCACCGGCCGGGTGAACGTCTCGACCCTGCACAAGGTCACCTCGGTGGCGCCCGCGTCGGGCGGTGGCTTCACGGTGACGATCGAGCAGATCAACACCTCGGGCACCGTCGTCGCCACGAAGACGGTCACGGCCGACAAGGTGTTCTTCGCCGCGGGCAGCGTCGGCACCAGCAAGTTGCTCGTGAAGCTCAAGGCGACCGGCGCGCTGCCGGCGCTGAACAACGAGATCGGCAAGGGCTGGGGCGACAACGGCAACGTGATGGTCGGTCGCGCCAACCACATGTGGGACGCAACCGGCACCCTGCAGTCGACGATCCCCTGCTCGGGCATCGACAACTGGGACGCGGGCGGTGCCTTCGCGGAGGTCGCTCCCCTGCCGACCGGCATCGAGACCTACGCGTCGCTCTACCTGGCGATCACGAAGACGACCCGTCGTGCCGAGTTCACCTGGAACGCTGCGGCCAACAAGGTCGACCTGTCCTGGCAGACCGCCTGGAAGCAGGACTCGATCAACATGGCCAAGACCATCTTCGACAAGATCAACAGCAAGGAAGGCACGATCTACCGCACCGACCTGTTCGGCGGCTACAAGACCTGGCAGGACGGTCTCACGTACCACCCGCTCGGCGGCGCGGTCCTCAACAAGGCGACCGACAACTACGGCCGGCTGCACGGGTACAACGGGCTCTACGTCATCGACGGCGCGTTGATCCCCGGCAACACCACGGTGAACCCGTTCGTCACGATCACCGCGTTGGCCGAGAGGAACATCGACAACATCCTCGCCAACGACGTCTGA
- a CDS encoding class I SAM-dependent methyltransferase — translation MSIWGRVFAAGYDRIMEGAEKSVLRAHRQALVGRASGRVLEIGGGTGANLPFYGDDVAELVITEPEEPMARRLEDKLAASARTAEVVRAPAEDLPFVDASFDVVVSTLVLCTVGDPAKSLTEIRRLLKPDGRLLFLEHVRSDDPGLARWQDRLHGIQVRIGHGCHCNRDTLASIESAGFTVSELRHDQLLKAPPIVRPLVIGIAQAKA, via the coding sequence ATGAGCATCTGGGGACGAGTCTTCGCGGCCGGCTACGACCGGATCATGGAGGGCGCCGAGAAGTCCGTGCTCCGCGCGCATCGCCAGGCGCTCGTCGGGCGCGCGAGCGGGCGGGTGCTGGAGATCGGCGGCGGCACGGGCGCCAACCTGCCGTTCTACGGCGACGACGTGGCCGAGCTCGTGATCACCGAGCCGGAGGAGCCGATGGCCCGCCGCCTGGAGGACAAGCTCGCCGCGTCCGCCCGGACCGCCGAGGTGGTGCGGGCGCCGGCGGAGGACCTCCCCTTCGTCGACGCGAGCTTCGACGTCGTCGTCTCCACCCTGGTCCTGTGCACGGTCGGCGATCCGGCGAAGTCACTCACGGAGATCCGCCGACTGCTCAAGCCGGACGGCCGGTTGCTGTTCCTCGAGCACGTGCGATCGGACGACCCCGGTCTCGCCCGTTGGCAGGACCGCCTGCACGGCATCCAGGTCCGGATCGGGCACGGCTGCCACTGCAACCGCGACACGCTCGCCTCGATCGAGAGCGCCGGATTCACGGTGTCCGAACTGCGGCACGACCAGCTGCTCAAGGCACCGCCGATCGTGCGGCCACTGGTCATCGGGATCGCGCAGGCCAAGGCCTGA
- a CDS encoding molybdopterin-dependent oxidoreductase, translating into MTVEQKVTYCRICEPLCGLVATVEDGRLLSLRPDQDHPLSRGQACPKGIAFTDVQNDPDRVLHPLRRNASGEFEQVSWDDALSDIATRLKKVRSTYGGKAVGMYFGNPSAFSYSTTLWVAGFMKGLGSDHLYSAGSQDINSRFVASQLLYGALTQLPFPDLPRTDFLLVLGANPLVSHGSAINAPRIKDHLKAITTRGGRVVVVDPRRSETARAFEHISVKPDSDAWLLLSLLHVVFEEGLADEAALRKQARGVDLLRTAAAAQSPEDTEAITGVPAATVRQLARDFATAPSATAYGRTGACLGRHATLVSFLIDALSIVTGNLDRAGGTLFSVGAIPLEEMAERVGLASYDKKRSRLGDFPEVLGSFPAALMADEITTPGKGQMKAMFLVAGNPVLSVPNGEALSAALPELDLLVSLDLYVNDTNRHADYVLPATTFLEREDFPIAIASAAPTPFFQSTEAVLAPYGEARQEWEIVDEIARRAGVALFMLGPLRHVGKPVALAHRLSPVWLSPRALMENLLRLGPYGDRFGLRRGGLNAAKLRKNPHGIVLGDHAATGQLKHAVRHRGGKVRLDPPAIAEELARLGDRHVDDPAFPLRLIGLRELRSQNSWMHNSELLMKGKREHRARINPSDAVASGIADGGQVRIRSEHGVIETIALLTDEVREGTVAVPHGWGHVGGGWERANKAGGANVNQLTSSNVTDVERLAGMSHLNGVPIALEAV; encoded by the coding sequence ATGACGGTCGAACAGAAGGTCACCTACTGCCGGATCTGCGAACCGCTGTGCGGTCTGGTCGCCACTGTCGAGGACGGCCGCCTGCTCTCGCTCCGTCCCGACCAGGACCACCCGCTGTCCCGCGGCCAGGCATGCCCGAAGGGGATCGCGTTCACCGACGTCCAGAACGACCCCGACCGGGTGCTGCATCCGCTGCGCCGCAACGCGTCCGGCGAGTTCGAACAGGTGAGCTGGGACGACGCCCTGTCCGACATCGCGACCCGCTTGAAGAAGGTCCGGTCGACGTACGGCGGCAAGGCGGTGGGGATGTACTTCGGCAACCCGAGCGCCTTCTCCTACTCCACGACCCTCTGGGTCGCGGGCTTCATGAAGGGGCTGGGCTCCGACCACCTCTACTCGGCCGGTTCGCAGGACATCAACAGCAGGTTCGTCGCCAGCCAGTTGTTGTACGGCGCCCTGACCCAACTGCCGTTCCCGGACCTCCCCCGCACCGACTTCCTGCTCGTGCTCGGCGCCAATCCGCTCGTGTCCCACGGCAGCGCGATCAACGCGCCACGCATCAAGGACCACCTGAAGGCGATCACCACCCGTGGCGGTCGCGTCGTCGTGGTCGACCCCCGTCGGTCCGAGACGGCCCGGGCCTTCGAGCACATTTCCGTGAAGCCCGACTCCGACGCGTGGCTGCTCCTCTCCCTGCTGCACGTGGTGTTCGAGGAGGGTCTGGCCGACGAGGCCGCCCTCCGCAAGCAGGCCCGTGGCGTCGACCTGCTTCGCACCGCCGCGGCCGCGCAGTCCCCCGAGGACACGGAAGCCATCACCGGCGTGCCCGCGGCGACGGTCCGGCAACTCGCACGGGACTTTGCGACCGCGCCGAGCGCGACGGCGTACGGCCGAACGGGTGCGTGCCTGGGCCGGCACGCCACGCTGGTCAGCTTCCTGATCGATGCGCTCTCCATCGTGACCGGCAACCTGGACCGGGCCGGCGGCACGTTGTTCAGCGTCGGCGCCATTCCGCTGGAGGAGATGGCCGAGCGGGTCGGGCTGGCGTCGTACGACAAGAAGCGCTCGCGGCTCGGCGACTTCCCCGAAGTGCTCGGATCGTTCCCCGCAGCCCTGATGGCCGACGAGATCACGACCCCGGGCAAGGGCCAGATGAAGGCGATGTTCCTGGTCGCCGGCAACCCGGTCCTCTCGGTCCCGAACGGCGAGGCGCTGTCCGCTGCGCTGCCCGAACTCGACCTGCTCGTGTCGCTCGACCTCTACGTCAACGACACCAACCGGCATGCCGACTACGTCCTGCCCGCAACGACCTTCCTCGAGCGCGAGGACTTCCCGATCGCCATCGCCTCGGCAGCCCCGACGCCCTTCTTCCAGTCGACCGAGGCGGTCCTGGCGCCGTACGGCGAAGCCCGCCAGGAGTGGGAGATCGTCGACGAGATCGCTCGTCGTGCCGGGGTCGCGTTGTTCATGCTCGGGCCGCTGCGGCACGTGGGGAAACCGGTCGCGCTGGCTCATCGGCTCTCGCCCGTCTGGCTGAGCCCGCGCGCCCTGATGGAGAACCTTCTCCGCCTCGGCCCGTACGGCGACAGGTTCGGCCTGCGACGTGGCGGACTCAACGCCGCCAAGCTGCGCAAGAACCCGCACGGCATCGTCCTGGGCGACCACGCCGCGACCGGGCAGCTCAAGCACGCCGTACGACACCGCGGCGGCAAGGTGCGCCTCGATCCCCCGGCGATCGCCGAGGAACTCGCCCGGCTCGGTGATCGGCACGTCGACGACCCGGCGTTCCCGTTGCGGCTGATCGGGCTGCGCGAACTGCGCTCCCAAAACTCCTGGATGCACAACAGCGAGCTGCTGATGAAGGGCAAGCGCGAGCATCGCGCACGGATCAACCCGAGTGACGCGGTCGCCTCCGGGATTGCCGACGGCGGGCAGGTCCGGATCCGTTCAGAACACGGCGTCATCGAGACGATCGCCCTGCTGACCGACGAAGTCCGCGAGGGTACGGTCGCCGTGCCGCACGGCTGGGGCCATGTCGGCGGTGGCTGGGAGCGCGCGAACAAGGCCGGTGGCGCCAACGTCAATCAGCTCACGTCGAGCAATGTGACCGACGTCGAGCGACTGGCGGGCATGTCCCACCTCAACGGCGTGCCCATCGCGCTCGAGGCGGTCTGA
- a CDS encoding low affinity iron permease family protein produces the protein MSDDEHRNPSEVSSERSWFDEVAARAQDIASRDVFFLAIVGLTVLWAPSYFLLHSLDHWYIAFVLPAEILTLFLVVLLENHNRRSEQALHRKLDAFAAALAAIAADSASEDVRKHAKELRAAVGLQDRESTD, from the coding sequence ATGAGTGACGACGAACATCGCAACCCGTCCGAGGTCTCCTCCGAGCGGAGCTGGTTCGACGAAGTCGCCGCCCGGGCCCAGGACATCGCGTCCCGTGACGTGTTCTTCCTCGCGATCGTGGGCCTCACCGTGCTGTGGGCACCCAGCTATTTCCTGCTGCACTCGCTCGACCACTGGTACATCGCGTTCGTGCTCCCGGCCGAGATCCTGACCCTGTTCCTCGTCGTGCTGCTGGAGAACCACAACCGACGATCCGAGCAGGCGCTGCACCGGAAGCTCGATGCCTTCGCCGCAGCCCTCGCGGCGATCGCTGCGGACTCGGCGTCCGAGGACGTCAGGAAGCACGCCAAGGAACTGCGTGCCGCCGTCGGTCTGCAGGACCGCGAGAGCACCGACTAG
- a CDS encoding glycerol-3-phosphate dehydrogenase/oxidase has product MTSTPSRVRPGLADAPVSVDVLVIGLGVTGAGVALDAASRGLSVLAVDAHDMAFGTSRWSSKLVHGGLRYLANGQVGVAHESAVERGILMESTAPHLSHPMPMLLPLMSSVSLAQAALASAGFRAGDALRISAGTSVDTLPRPRRISRNEALRLAPSLRQQGLRGGLLSWDGQLEDDARFVTCLCRTAASLGAEVRTRARVVSATGKGAVLRDELTGETHAVTARAVINATGVWAGSLVENVKLKPSRGTHLVLRASTLPGLAAALTVPVPGTTSRFVFALPQPNGTIYVGLTDEETEGDIPDVPQASESEIGFLLDVVGAAFDKPIRRADVIGTYAGLRPLLDSDGSTADLSRKHAVLTSPTGVVTIVGGKLTTYRQMAEDAVDAVALTSSPCLTRNLPLLGAAPRDELALLEAPARLVRRFGTEAALVLSNAVDVTGLTEDELLAPGPQGVTLAELVFGITHEGAADVDDLLDRRTRVGLVPEDRAAALPMAERAFALS; this is encoded by the coding sequence ATGACGTCCACTCCTTCCCGCGTCCGTCCCGGCCTCGCCGACGCGCCCGTCTCGGTCGACGTACTGGTCATCGGCCTCGGCGTCACCGGCGCCGGCGTGGCTCTCGATGCCGCCTCGCGTGGCCTGTCGGTGCTCGCGGTGGACGCGCACGACATGGCCTTCGGTACGTCGCGCTGGTCGAGCAAACTGGTGCATGGCGGGCTCCGCTACCTCGCCAACGGGCAGGTGGGCGTCGCCCACGAGAGCGCCGTGGAGCGCGGCATCCTGATGGAGTCGACGGCTCCGCACCTGAGCCACCCGATGCCGATGTTGCTGCCGCTGATGTCGAGCGTCTCGCTCGCCCAGGCCGCGCTCGCCTCCGCCGGTTTCCGTGCCGGTGATGCCCTGCGGATCAGCGCCGGCACCAGCGTCGACACCCTCCCCCGGCCCCGACGGATCTCGCGCAACGAGGCGCTGCGCCTCGCGCCGTCGCTGCGCCAGCAGGGCCTGCGCGGCGGCCTCCTCAGCTGGGACGGCCAACTCGAGGACGACGCCCGCTTCGTCACCTGTCTGTGCCGTACGGCGGCCTCCCTGGGAGCCGAGGTGCGCACCCGCGCCCGCGTGGTCTCGGCGACCGGGAAGGGCGCTGTGCTCCGCGACGAGCTGACCGGCGAGACCCACGCCGTGACGGCGCGGGCCGTCATCAACGCCACCGGGGTGTGGGCCGGATCGCTGGTCGAGAACGTGAAGCTGAAGCCGTCGCGCGGCACCCACCTGGTGCTGCGCGCGTCGACTCTCCCCGGTCTGGCTGCGGCCCTCACCGTTCCCGTCCCCGGCACGACCAGCCGGTTCGTCTTCGCCCTCCCCCAGCCGAACGGCACCATCTACGTCGGCCTCACCGACGAGGAGACCGAGGGCGACATCCCCGACGTCCCGCAGGCCAGCGAGAGCGAGATCGGCTTCCTGCTCGACGTCGTCGGTGCCGCCTTCGACAAGCCCATCCGCCGTGCCGACGTGATCGGCACCTACGCCGGCCTGCGTCCGCTGCTCGACTCCGACGGCTCGACCGCCGACCTGTCCCGCAAGCACGCCGTGCTCACCTCACCCACCGGTGTCGTGACCATCGTCGGCGGCAAGCTGACCACGTACCGGCAGATGGCCGAAGACGCGGTCGACGCGGTCGCGCTGACCTCGTCGCCCTGCCTCACCCGCAACCTGCCGCTGCTCGGCGCCGCGCCCCGCGACGAACTCGCCCTCCTCGAAGCCCCCGCCCGTCTTGTACGACGATTCGGCACCGAGGCCGCCCTGGTGCTGTCCAACGCGGTCGATGTCACCGGGCTGACCGAGGACGAGCTCCTGGCACCCGGCCCGCAGGGGGTGACGCTCGCAGAGCTCGTGTTCGGCATCACCCACGAAGGTGCTGCCGATGTGGACGACCTGCTGGATCGTCGTACCCGGGTCGGGCTGGTGCCCGAGGACCGGGCGGCCGCGCTCCCGATGGCGGAGCGGGCGTTCGCGCTGAGCTAG
- a CDS encoding TetR/AcrR family transcriptional regulator — protein MTSVRNKDRFLDAAREVILTVGWKRATLTDVARRADVSRMTVYRAYPDMQSILADLMTREWVAQIDQVVNEVVQEADGLLDVIARRMAAAVSVLRENELFRRIVDVDPEQLLPYLIDRRGRSQDVIIGALADRLAEAQATGEIRSGNPLLMARSLMLAAHGFAISAHTMQDDELTQTDFDTELTALVRRYLAP, from the coding sequence ATGACGTCAGTTCGTAACAAGGATCGGTTCCTTGACGCAGCCCGCGAGGTCATCCTCACGGTGGGCTGGAAGCGCGCGACCCTCACCGATGTGGCCCGCCGCGCGGACGTGTCCCGGATGACGGTCTACCGCGCCTATCCCGACATGCAGTCGATCCTCGCCGACCTGATGACGCGCGAGTGGGTCGCGCAGATCGACCAGGTCGTCAACGAGGTCGTGCAGGAAGCGGACGGCCTGCTCGACGTGATCGCGCGTCGCATGGCCGCGGCCGTCTCGGTGCTGCGCGAGAACGAACTCTTCCGACGGATCGTCGACGTCGATCCCGAACAACTGCTGCCCTACCTGATCGACCGGCGCGGCCGCTCCCAGGACGTCATCATCGGCGCTCTTGCCGACCGCCTTGCAGAAGCGCAGGCCACCGGCGAGATCCGCTCCGGGAACCCGTTGCTGATGGCTCGCTCCCTCATGCTCGCCGCCCACGGCTTCGCCATCTCGGCGCACACGATGCAGGACGACGAACTGACCCAGACCGACTTCGACACCGAACTCACCGCTCTCGTCCGGAGGTACCTCGCACCATGA